The proteins below come from a single Miscanthus floridulus cultivar M001 chromosome 1, ASM1932011v1, whole genome shotgun sequence genomic window:
- the LOC136488719 gene encoding probable NAD(P)H dehydrogenase (quinone) FQR1-like 1, translating to MGKGGGCVPSKKRQPPAAAPSSSSAAAAVPREAPEEEMANVASPAAAAAGRKLRLYIVFYSMYGHVESLARRAAAGAGAVDGLEAVLRRVPETLPPEVLEKMQAPPKDPAVPVIASAAELQEADGVLFGFPTRYGAMAAQMKAFFDSTGSLWEAQKLAGKPAGFFVSTGTQGGGQETTAWTAITQLAHHGMLFVPIGYTFGSGMFNMDDIRGGSPYGAGVFAGDGSRQPSETELALAEHQGKYMASIVKKLAHHA from the exons ATGGGCAAGGGCGGCGGCTGTGTCCCCAGCAAGAAGCGCcagccgccggccgccgcgccgtCCTCGTCGTCCGCCGCGGCGGCGGTGCCGCGCGAGGCGCCCGAGGAGGAGATGGCCAACGTGGCTTcgccggcggccgcggcggctggGCGGAAGCTGCGGCTCTACATCGTATTCTACTCGATGTACGGGCACGTGGAGTCCCTGGCGCGGCGCGCGGCGGCTGGCGCAGGCGCGGTGGACGGCCTGGAGGCCGTGCTGCGGCGGGTCCCCGAGACGCTCCCGCCGGAGGTGCTGGAGAAGATGCAGGCGCCGCCCAAGGACCCCGCGGTCCCCGTCATCGCCTCGGCCGCCGAGCTGCAGGAGGCCGACGGGGTGTTGTTCGGCTTCCCGACGAGGTACGGCGCCATGGCCGCGCAAATGAAGGCCTTCTTCGACTCCACCGGCTCGCTCTGGGAGGCGCAGAAGCTCGCTGGGAAGCCCGCCGGGTTCTTCGTCAGCACCGGAACGCAGGGCGGGGGCCAGGAGACCACGGC TTGGACGGCCATCACCCAGCTAGCGCACCATGGAATGCTTTTCGTCCCCATTGGCTACACCTTTGGTTCAGGCATGTTCAACATGGATGATATCAGAGGAGGCAGCCCCTATGGTGCTGGCGTCTTTGCTGGCGATGGCAGCAGACAACCCAGTGAGACGGAACTCGCCCTTGCAGAGCACCAGGGCAAGTACATGGCCTCAATAGTGAAGAAGCTAGCTCACCATGCTTGA